GATATCCATATGATCTATATAAGCTGCTGATTGCAGCTATATCTTTTTATGTTCTGGCTGAACATCCCTGCAGGTATAGGCATCTTCTTCAAGCTACCTCTCGCCATGGGCTGCCACCGCAAGCGGCCGAGGAGGGAGGTGGCCTCCTCCCTATGGGCACAAGTTATGACTTTCCATATGAGATCGACCTACCAGAGTTGTCCATGATCATGTTTCCTTATGGGTACATGTTTGAGGAGGATCAACTTGTCATGAAATGGTGGTATGAAGGCAGTTTGCTTCTACCTGGTTCCGACTTTAGCCGTCTAGTCAGTCGGAATGTGATCACCCATGCAGCACCAAATTCCAGACGACGCACTAATCGGCCGGATGAAGCCGAGACCTGGCAGTGGAATGTCCATCCCATTCAGTACCAGTTCCTTGCCTCCAAATCAGCAGAGATGGGTTTTGTCTTCACCAGCGCCACGCTCAACTTATTGTTAGCGGCAGGATCATCAACAGGCCACGGCAACGAAGCTGGTCAGATAGCACGGAGGCTTGCCCTCCACCACGATGATCCAAACATCCCATCTCTGCTTCAAGAAATTGATCTGTCCCAGACACGTTCGCTAGCAGTGTCTGGTGCAGTCAGCATTGAGGTCCCCTTGGACAAGTTTGTCAATCTATTGGTGTTGGATGTCGAAGGTTGGGAGAATTTTGGAGACGAGGATCTGCTGCGGATATGCAGAAGCAAAATGTTTTTCCTGGAGTATCTGAGCATTAGGAACACTCGAGTCAGCAAGCTCCCGCCAGAGATCAACGAGCTGTGTAGACTGCAGTCATTGGACGCAAGTAAAACACAGGTAACTGAGATCCCGTTTGGGGTGTTCGTGGCAACAAGATTGAACAGACTGGACCTAAGAGGCACACCGATAAGGCAGCTGACAGTGCCCAAGCAAATTCTTCGGCTGCAGGACAGTTTGCGTAGGCTTCTCATTGGTGGTGAAGGAATGATTTATTCCGCTGAAACAGCAACAAGACTGCCACATGACATACGGCGTTTCTCGAAACTACTCACACTAGCCACTGTTGATTTAAGCGAACAGCCTGCAAGCTTCGTCAAGGCTCTCGGTGATCATCTAGTCTGGCTGGAGGTGCTTGCAATAACATGGTCCTTTCATCAGTCCTCCGACAGAGACTACTGTGAAGCATTACTATCATCCATCAAAAGGTGGAGCTGGCTCCAGTCTCTGACCATTCACTGTGGACTCGGCTGCTCCATGGAGTTCCTGGGCTCCCTTTCTGATCCGCCTGTGTTCTTTGACAAATTCAAGGTGACACTGGGAAGATTCGTAGGTGTTCCCCAATGGTTCCATGGGCTCCGGTATCTATCTTTCATGCAAATTATTGTCTGCAAACAAGGGGCTCGTGATCTGGAGATACTTAGAGACTTACCTAAACTGAAATGCCTAATACTAGGCTTGGACTTCATTCCCAGAGAAGCTATAGTGATTGGAAATGAAGGGTTCCCTGAGCTCCAGAGGTTCTCCATCGACTGCCCAGTGCCATGGCTCACCTTTGAATCAAGAGCGATGCCGAAGCTCACATATCTTCAACTGGAGTTCCATGCTTGCCCAACGAGCCCAATTAGTGTTCCTTCGGGTATCAAAAACTTAAGCAGCCTTACAGAGGTTGCCTTGTGGTATAATGTGAGGTATGCCAACAGCTCCAGTGTCAAGATGACCGTGGAGGCGGTGAGAGAAGAAGTTGCTAACCGTCGCAACATGACCCAGATGATCAGCCTTTTCATCAATGGCATTGAACAAGATGATGCTCAGGAAGTTGATGAGGAGACAGAGAGTACAACCGGAGCACCAAGTGGACCCGATGCTGGAGCTGAAGGTGAAGCAGTTGTCGAGAAGACTACAGCAGTGGTTGATACTGAGATTACTGAAGCATAAATTTGAGCCAAAGCGACTACAGCACTGGTTGATATTGAGATCACAAGACAAGGTAATATATAGCCACTACTCTGCTTGAAACTCGCCTACAGTTAACAGCAGTTTCTTGACAGTATTCATACATCCTCATTGCTCCAGGAATGATCATCTCCTCTCTAGAGCAGCCTCCTGTGTGTTGCAGTTGGTTGCTATATTACAACTCTGATCCTCCCATTCTTCTATGACTGTCACCTAGTTATCTTTTGGTTCCTCCGTGTAACTATAGCATTTGCACTGTTGTTTGCAGTTTCATTTACATTGGTGTTTGTTAAAAGTTCCAGTGTGGGAATAAAGAATGTCTTCCAATTCCTATGGAAGTCGTGCTGTTCCACGCAGGAAAAATGCAAATGCAGTATTGCTTGTGTTTAGGTGTTCTTTCACTGTATCTTGTGGATTTGCATGTAAGACTTCATCATGATGCGATAATGCAAGAATTTGAGTTATATTTTTAGTGCCTCTTGAGCACCTACAACATGTAAGCATTTGGGCTTATCATGCCAAATCAGTTGTTATTCTTAGACACAATAGCACATCATATTATGTGATTCTTGTATGTTCAAATAAACAAAAAACACAGGTTTTTATGATCAATGCGTACACTAAACCTACAAATAGAAAACACATCTTTTGTGATGAGTGTATAAATTTACCGAGCATTCAACATATTATAACATAACTGTGGAAAGAAACAGAGGATATAGATCATCAAATTAGAAAGGAATACAACACCGAACAAGAAAGATAACAAAATGACTTTATGATTGCAATCTAAGGATATTTCCTTTGCCATGGGTATAAAGTTCTCAAGCATCTACAAAGATTCCTGTACAACTGAAATATCGAACAGTTACACAAAGATCCCAAGAAACTTCAATAACTATAGATTCAGAAGCAAGTTCGTCAAAAAGTACACCACTATGATATGGAGCTATATATAGGTCATTTCATCTCAATCATTGCACAGACAGTTTTCTAGGGAAATATATGTAGACATTTTTTTGGGGAATACACATAGGCATTTTGTACATTTAGCAGGAACATGAGCAGGTAATCTAAGAAATAGACATGTGTTAAGAAAATATTGTGTGCAAATAAGAATGCCTGTGAAGTCATAGAAAAATGCACCATGACATGAGGCCAAGTTAGTTCTAGCTCAATGCACAGGATCTTTTCTATAGAATTCAATATAAGCAAGTTAAGATAACCCATGTTGAAGAGAAAGAAAATGCGTATAAATAGGAAAATCTGTAACTAGGAGTAAGAACATATGTTGCCATGAGCAGGAGAGATGTCAATGGCATTAACTTATCACTCTGAAACATAATCTTGATCAGGGGTAGCCTCCTTGTATACCAGAGCTAGGCAGGTGACATTGAATATCAGGGAAATGCGTAAAGGCAGTATAAAACACTAACATATTTATGATAGTCACTTAGACCAATTATCACCTTGGCAGATTTATTCAAACAAGCCTGTAATGAAATGGGACCAATCTGAGGATTTTGACAGTGACGTAATCGCCTTCTCATGTCCAGATTCCTTATCCGGCTCTTTGAGCAGGCATGCAATAATGTTTTCTTTATATTGACAAAGAACAAGCATGTAACGTTACAGCGAGCTAAACCAACCTCCGAGTGTCAGATGCCAATGGTGGCGTCCTCGCCGGCAGTGATGATGATCCTGTCCAGCGGCCCCCACACTTACAGCGCGAACTCCCCTGTCTCTGCGGACACCAACAAAtcaccacatgccgcaaaatccACCACGCATCCAGGAAAAATTCCCCAAGGAATCGAGCGGGGAACGCGGGACTCACGGTCGTCGCCTCGTCGGGGACGCCGGCATTACGCTCGGTCTGGACGGTGGGCGCGTGGTCTGTGAGGTTATCCGCAGTCGCCACCTAGAGCGCGTCCCCCCGTGGCGGACTCGACGGACCTGGCCGGCGCGTCGAAGCGGCAGGCGGAAGCAGCAGAGCACGGTGCCGGTCCGCACCTCCCGACGGTCCTTAGCGCAGGAGAAGAGGAGCCTATAGCGGGCGCTCGTGGTACTTCATCAGGACGCGcctcgtggcggcggcggcggcggaggtgggggGAGTGGAGGGGAAGGATCTGAAAGTTTCTGGGCCGTGTGCGGCTGTTGGAAGCGAGATTGTTTGGTCTGGCCCCGGCCGTTGTTGGGCTTGCATTAAGATTTCGTAGCCCGTTAGTAGCTAGTTTTTGCGAGTTCCAAGTTGGGCCTCACCCAACACGCAGGAGCCCTGTGGAGGGCGGATAATAGCAGACCAGTTGGCCCTCATGGGCCGAAATGAGCCGAAAGGGCCCATTTATACAATCATCTACTTTGCCGTTTATTTTTATAAATATTTTAAATACCATATTATTATAAAAAATATAGTCAAACATATGATCATGCCTAAGTTTAGAAACTCATCTCACAGGTTTTATGCTTCACTAGCAAATATACTCGTGTCATTGTTACTAAAAGCTATATAAATACATTAATTAGCATACAAAAATGCATATATTATACACcatcaatattttcataataACATATTACGTGTCGGTCGAGAACTTCGTCTTTTTCTATTTTACTCTACATGCATTAATTTTAAATGGTTTTGGTCCCTTAACTCTACGTAGGACTACAATTGACAGACCAAGGAACCATTACTTGCTTTAATAATATTCACTAGGCAAATATGCTCGTACATTGCTACAGACAAATTTGGTATAAGTATTGGATATATATAGTTTTCATGCGTTAATTTGTAGGGATCTACGTGAACGAGTCGTTTTTACGACTTGCATACGGTATGGACTAAGGCACACCTATCAATGATACAAGATGGATCAAATTAAAAATTTAGATGAAAACGACGTGTTTTAGAAATAGGTATAGATTTGTGAGTTTTTCTACTGAGGAAACTGGGATTACTCCATAGTTGATATTAACAATGATATTTAGGAAGTCTTCATAAGCCAAAGCTTGTGTGCAGTTGAGCTTTTGCTACCCGTGTGCAAATTTATTTAAAACTTTTTTTTAGATTTTAGTCACATAGAATAAAACGTACATAAGTGCTCAAAATTGTTCACATTTCGATTAGGCTTCATACATGATATGGCTTGAGGAGGAACAGCCTAACTATTGTATGTTTCTCGAaatgaaactccggaaatcacACAACAGACATTACAAACAAGTTCTCGCTTCACCCTTCATTTCGCAAGTACCGTAGAATTTTCATTACGTTTGTAGGCATATATAGAAGAAACCAAACACAATGCTTGAATTTGTTGTTTGGATTTTGCTGATCAACCccaataaaaaaagaaaaagaaaatcgtGGATGCACAACCTAACAACATATGGCCCCGTATCCCATAGATGCTACATGCTAGGTATGCAGTGTATCCTGTTAGCAAAAATGAAACTCCAGAAAGTACAACATGCAAAATAAACACTATCAAAAACAAGCTAAGAAGCAAGATAGGGCAGAAATTTTGAATAATTATTTGGTCACATTCATCAAAAGGGAATTCTTCTTGCAAGCGAAGGATGAGGATATCATCAAGTATTTTCAAGCCACGAAGGATCGTAAAGTTATCTGATAATTTGATAATTTGTAAGTATTCTTATCAATATCATTTGCTGTTTTAGAATTTATCCTCTATTTATTTCAGATGTTTCCACTATAATATGTTGATCATTTAGCGTTCTGTTATCTATATGTTAGTGTTCTATTATCTATATGTTGAACAAATTCAAGTTATAAACAATATATGTTGTGGATACTCCATTATATGCTATTAATATATAGTATGGGCCAGGTGTTGAGCTGTTAAAAAAAATTACACCATTTGAAATTTCAAATACCCATCTCGTAAATGTTGGGTCCACCCCTGCCTTGGACCGTCTTTGTACATGGGACAACGCTGGTAGCTTCTTGCCCACCTTGAGCTTGTGAACATCGAGGGCCTCCTGAGAAATCGATGATAATGCTCACGGACTGAGAGTGACAATAGTTTTTTTTCAATTAATAGGATTGACAATAGAATTTTCAGCATTCCTACAGAGTAAGAGAACCAACCAATGAGCCTTACGTTAAGGAGACATTTCGAAAAAAAAAATAGCATCCTTCTTTTATATCACAAATTGACAGCATTATTTAAACTTGTTGCGCGTATGTGTTCCCAAACAACAGCATTTCCTAAGAGTTGGTTTAAATCTATCGGTGCACACTTAAAATAGCATTTGTACATTTAGCAGGAACATGAGCAGGTAATCTAAGAAATAGACATGTGTTAAGAAAATATTGTGTACAAACAAGAATGCCTGTGAAGTCATAGAAAAATGCACCATGACATGAGGCCAAGTCAGTTCTAGCTCAATGCACAGGATCTTTTCTATAGAATTCAATATAAGTTAAGATAACCCATGTTGAAGAGAAAGAAAATGCGTATAAATAAGAAAATCTGTAACTAGGAGTAAGAACATATGTTGCCATGAGCAGGAGAGATATCAATGGCATTAACTTGTCCCTCTGTGACATAGTCTTGATCAGGGTTAGCTTCTTTGTATACCATAGCTAGGCAGGTGACATTGAATATCAGGGAAATGCATAAAAGGCAGTATAAAACACTAACATATTTATGATAGTCACTTAGATCAATTATCACCTTAGCAGATTTATTCAAGCAAGCCTGTAATGAAATGGGACCAATCTGAGGATTTTGACAGTGACTTAATCGCCTTGTCATCTCCAGATTCCTTATCCGGCTCTTTCAGCAGGCATGCAATGTTTTCTTTTTATTGGCAAAGAACACGCATGTAATGTTACAGCGAGCTAAACCAACCCCCGCTCGCCGGCAGTGATGATGATCCTGTCCAGCGGCCCCCACATTTACAGCGCGAACTCCCCTGTCGCTGCGGACACCAACAAAtcaccacatgccgcaaaatccACCACGCATCCAGGAAAAATTCCCTAAGGAATCGAGCGGGGGAACGCGGGACTCATGGTCGTCGCCTCGTCGGGGACGCCGGCATTGCGCTCGGTCTGGACGGTGGGCTCGTGGTCTGTGAGGATATCCGCAGTCGCCACCTAGAGCGCGTCCCCCCATGGCGGACTCGACGGACCTGGCCGGCGCGTCGAAGCGGCAGGCGGAAGCAGCAGAGCTCGGTGCCGGTCCGCACCTCCCGACGGTCCTTAGCGCAGGAGAAGAGGAGTCTATAGCGGGCGCTCGTGGCCCTTCATAAGGACGCGCCtcatggcggcggccggcggtggatgGTGcggggtggtggccggcggcgcgccggAGGTGGGGAGGGGAAGGGCCTGATGGAAGTGTGGGACGCGCCTCATAGCCCGTTCTAGTCTCTAACAAATAAGGTAAGCCTGGCCCAACTGGCAGGAGCCCAGTCCGCTGCGTCGCCAGAAGCGTGGTGGTGAACTGGTCGTCACGCACGGAGAGGCAGAGATTGCGGCGGCGACCGGCGAGCGAGGAGCCGCCGCCTCTGTTGGAGAAAACCCTTGCCTAGAAGACGACGGCGCCCCCCGTCCGGTTCGCAGTCCGCCTCTGTTGGAGAAAACCTCTGAGCTGTTCTGTCCTGAAAACACACAGGATTTCGGCTCTGTCTAGCACTACTGCTCTGATGCAAAGACAAAATAACGAGCTCAAAAGGAATCAGTGGAAATGACAGTGGACTGGGAATAACGAGTAGCCCGTTGCTCACGCACAAGTTGCGCCAATCGAAACCATTATGATTTAAAGCGCAACACTAGCCCGAACGGAAGCTTCAGGCCCCATCTGGATCTAGGCACTAAACTTTAATTCTCTCTTTTAACACCAATTAGTTGATTAAATAAGGGCTAATTACAAAACTGATTGCATAAGTCACGGCTAATTATCAGGATGAACCCATTGATACTAATTAGCTCATGgttagcatatatttactgtaaCACAACACTACCAAATCATGatctaattaggtttaatggattcgtctcgcgaattaatcTCCATTTATACGATTGATTTTATAATTAGCCTACATTTAATATTTCTGATTGGTGTTTAAACATCCGATGTAATAGGGAATAAACTTTAGTCTCTAGATTCAAACGACACCTTAATAGAAAGTTTCAGCAAGAAAAGTGGCCTCGAGAGATAGTTTTCAGAAGCAACTATGCGAAGTGTTGTTGCGCAAGGGACCACTGGGAATTTGAGGAGCTGCCCTGGCGACTCGTGGGGCGACACCACGGCCTCCTGTCCCCGCACTAGCTGCCTTCGGTGGCCGCTGCCGTCGCTAGCAGCCggacgagcggcggcggcatgcgACCGAGCCGAAGCCGGTTTCGCCCGCCTCCTGCccctccctcccctctccctcgTTCCCCGGCCTAGTCCTCAAATTTTGCTCGTCATCTCGCTTTGCCCCTCACTGCCGGTGGCCTCTGGGGAACGGATCCGGCCTCCCATTCGCCGGATCTATGCTCCCAAAGGCCGGATCTGCTAGTCCACGACGGTTGTCATAGGTCAGCCCTCCATCTCCGGCGCGGCCGCCCTGGCTAGTGCCTCGGTGGCCTTATCCTCGACGGCGCCGGTGGCGGGGAGGGCTCGCCGGCGTGCCGAGTGGGGGATGGTCTTTTCTTCTCTCTTGTTTGGTTTAGTACCTATTTGGACGGCGCTGGTGGCGGGGAGGGCTCGCCGGTGTGCCGCGTGGGGACGGTCTTTTCTTCTCTCTTGTTTGGTTTAGTATGAATTTGGTCGTCTACCACTTGCCTGGTGGTTCTGTAGTTTTGCGCTACGAGAATTCTCTCGTAGTTACGTTATTATAATTTTCTTCCCCTTAATAAAATAAGTGCTCAGGCGTGCTAGTTAAAAAAAGTGTTGTTGCACGAGAATATTCCCGCAGGAAAACAATGGCCATTTTTCCAATTAGCTATTTTTCCAACTAGGAATATTCTCGCGCAACAACACTTTTCAACGGCGCAGGCGAGATGATACGTCTTTTTTTGTCGTTCTCCCTGCTAGCTTTTTCATGGGCATGCATGAACAAGGACGGTATCTACCCGAGAAACAGGGCGGCATCTGACTACAAGGAGAAAAGCTGGAAAGTTTTTAGAAGCATGGTTCGGAGTCTAATGGCGACTTGATGCTCTTCTGATCCACGTCCACACAATTTGTTGGAACTGCAACTTGTTCTGAATGCTACCGGATTCCTTCCATAGGCTCCATTCTATTTCTCTTCCCCTTTTGAAAATTCTTGTTCCTCCTCTGATAGGTCAGCATGCGCGCATCATCATGCAACGTCATTCAGCGTTGCAAAACCTGAACCTGGAGAGCCACCGGCGTGCATATGTCATCGGCTGTTTTCAGAGGCTACCTTGCTTTCTCATGGTGCTGCTCCTTGGCTCGTGGGCTCATGATGCTGCTTGCTGGCGGTCGACATGACCTGACCCGCTCCGTCCAATTTTCCAATTGGCAGGCCAAGGCCCAAGGCCCACGAGAAGACGGACCACAACGGGCCCAAGAAAGGGACCAGTAGTGCAGATTAATTATATTAGCCTATCAACCCGtgctaattagaattaatataaaaataaaatttaaactaataattataattatctatcttaTATTCtttttcatctattaaatattctttTCCAGTGAGATTATGTTCTTTTTCAAGTGGGGCCATGGTGGGGCCACATAGTCTTCGAAGCATGAAAATTCAGTGAGATTGGGGTCGATCTGCTCGAGTTGTCATATAGCGACGCAAGATGTATGCATGGCTTTCAAAAGTAGATTTTCCGTGCGTAGGCTCTGTCTCTCGTTGAAGAATGCTTCTTTCTTCTTTTAATTACTTGACATGTCAGCAAAGGATCATATGCTACATATAACAATTAGTGCGTGCCTTTGATACTATCCTATACCTCTTATTTCATCGCTCCTATTTTTCAGTTTTTTTTAATTTTACCTTCCTCATTTTTGAAACTTGAGGCTGAGCTTTTGAATAGGGGACCATGGATTGGAAATAGAGGGGGAGGCCCGTTGCATCGACTCCCGTGAAGGAATCTTGCAGCGAGGAGACTTTGCTCTTGAAACCGAACTCAGCAGCAGGACACTGGTACTTGCCACGTCACATACAAACAACAAAATGGACCGTTTATACAGTAGCTCGTCTATAATGATGTTCGTAAAGTATTTAATTCATGTATGGACCTACAAATCATGACGATCAAGTGTAAATATGATCTCTTTATGCTTTTTGTACTTGTTTGATATAATACATGGCATGTGCTG
Above is a genomic segment from Panicum hallii strain FIL2 chromosome 8, PHallii_v3.1, whole genome shotgun sequence containing:
- the LOC112872329 gene encoding uncharacterized protein LOC112872329; the protein is MDSEEELCMDSEEELGMGEADTVAPAAPERQIEEAIGSLESGLARCSKMKEAARPGRGTGDLERRCLDFLEEELRYIVAGLRALSPQHVDEEMTGWLQDLTDVASDLLPRVIDQADLQRDNTLLRRAARFFRCSSHRYPYDLYKLLIAAISFYVLAEHPCRYRHLLQATSRHGLPPQAAEEGGGLLPMGTSYDFPYEIDLPELSMIMFPYGYMFEEDQLVMKWWYEGSLLLPGSDFSRLVSRNVITHAAPNSRRRTNRPDEAETWQWNVHPIQYQFLASKSAEMGFVFTSATLNLLLAAGSSTGHGNEAGQIARRLALHHDDPNIPSLLQEIDLSQTRSLAVSGAVSIEVPLDKFVNLLVLDVEGWENFGDEDLLRICRSKMFFLEYLSIRNTRVSKLPPEINELCRLQSLDASKTQVTEIPFGVFVATRLNRLDLRGTPIRQLTVPKQILRLQDSLRRLLIGGEGMIYSAETATRLPHDIRRFSKLLTLATVDLSEQPASFVKALGDHLVWLEVLAITWSFHQSSDRDYCEALLSSIKRWSWLQSLTIHCGLGCSMEFLGSLSDPPVFFDKFKVTLGRFVGVPQWFHGLRYLSFMQIIVCKQGARDLEILRDLPKLKCLILGLDFIPREAIVIGNEGFPELQRFSIDCPVPWLTFESRAMPKLTYLQLEFHACPTSPISVPSGIKNLSSLTEVALWYNVRYANSSSVKMTVEAVREEVANRRNMTQMISLFINGIEQDDAQEVDEETESTTGAPSGPDAGAEGEAVVEKTTAVVDTEITEA